Part of the Brachyhypopomus gauderio isolate BG-103 chromosome 17, BGAUD_0.2, whole genome shotgun sequence genome, TAAGTTGTTGATTTGGAGTTGGTTTTAAATCCTGAGTTGAGCTAGGATTTGGGCATTTAGATGCTCagtgtagtgttgagggtgttggaTGATTTAGAAGGGAGCTCTGAGAAATTTCATGCCAGATTTTATGTCTGGAAtgtaggttttttttatttttattattatttattgttgACACTGCTTTTGTTTTGAGCGGCTCACTATTCTTTCAGTGGAAGAAAAGATTAAACAACTTGCCAATAAATCTTATTTTGCTGTTCTATCAGATGAGCATGTTTGCGTAGCCCAAACTGGGATGTGTAGAGTGGTTGTGTTTTTATCCATCTTTTCCCTTCAATGTTGGGTATAATGGAAAAGAGAACAGTGATTTCAGAACACAAAATGatgggtttgtgtgttttataatCTAGTCAAACACAACGTCTTAATCTTGTTAGGGTACATTTCCTCATGACTTTGCATCCTCTGGGGTTGTCAGACTGTATGAATACAGATACAAATGTTCAAATGGAGATGATGATTGAGAATGTATCATGTCTTTAGAGTTGGTCTGTCACATGGGAGTATGTGGTGACCTGTGTTTAGTCAGAAGAGCTGCACAAATGAATGATTCATCTGACCCGACAAGGAGGGGCGGAGGTGCGGAATCTGTCTGGGACTGCTGAAGGAGCCTGTTTCAGGCGGTTTGCGAACGGTGTGGGATTACGGGATTACGCATGGCTGTGTGTGCGGGCTGtacaggggggtgggggggggggggattgtggCTATCAGCAAAATGAGTTTATAAGAGTTCCACAAATCCTCTGGAGTGTTAAGGTACAGATATAAATGTTCAAATGGAGATGAGTCAGTAGCTTTCTGGAAGTTTCTCCTGCCTTATAGGGATGGTAGATTGATGTGGTGTAGTTTTGTATCTTCAGTAAACAGACACAGCTTTTCTGGTAATAGTTTAGGAATTGGTTTCTGGTGTATAGCTTCTTAACTAGTATGACAATTATGTTCACGCTTTTGTTTTGGCAGTAATAAAGTAGGCCACCTATATGAAAATACTTTCAGTTTAAAAATTTTCTTTCAGACATGGTGCAATCCATAATGTGGATTTAAACCGTACACACAAAACAGTTAAATGTTCATTTTAATCTCAAGTGTCGAACGTGAAGCAATGTGATTTTGTACATAATTTTACTTTTCCTGAAGGATGTAAATTTACCTGTTGTGGTAATGGACAACAGAGATGCCTTTTCTATGGAAGTACCAGACCCGCACTGCTTCAGGCCCTTACAGTACTTCTCATTAGTGAGACAAGGCAACTCCGTTCTCTGCTAGAATGTCCCTGTGAAATGTTCGGTCCAATCAGACAAAAACAGAAGTAATAAACCCATGAGTTTGGCCATCCTACTGCATCCTATTGCTGTCCTGGCTACGTTTTTATATGCTTGGGTTGCACATTCACTAGTAAAGGCCAACGTGTCCGTGCTGTTTGTTTTATCCTCCCCCAGATTTTTCAGGTCTGGTTTTTGCGACATGTTTGGCCTAGCACTAGTTACAATGACCATGAATGGACTAGTCTCGTGGACAGCAATAAACGTGTCATTTATTATGTTATTGTGAGTAACAGGTGAAGCTTCTATGATTAAAAGGAAGTGCAAGGGAAACTGTGACAAGTCATTACAAAAAATGAGGATCTAAGTGACTAAACTCACACGTGCTGCGTGAAGTGCCTTGTGAAACGTGCCTGATGTTGTGCGTGTTTAGCACAAACTGCTGCTGTTTCCATATATTTACAACAACATAGAAAGTTTACAATCACAACACCAGTGTAGTGCTAAACATATTTCCGTTAAACCTTCTGTCTGTACACAGCATACGGTTAAAATGTTAGggattaattaaaataaatgaatcAACATCTGATTTCAGTGCTTAAAATACAACACCCTGTCTGTTATAAAACCAGCAACACTTGACTGAGCTGTTTCACAGGTAGACAAGCGCTAGATAAGGCCAAATAAAAATGTGACAATCTGCAATACACATACTGTCTGATGTAGCATCAGTTTGTCAAAGTAACAGCAAGTCATGTTTCAGAGTGTTGGGGTAGTGGGTTCGGTACACTAAGCGTGCCTTCATGGCATTGAGAGATGTGGGAGGGCCAACCAACTCAGCTTGGCAAGTCTTTCTAACAGTAGCTTGATTATGAGTCATAGAAAAGGCACCCAAGAAGTGGATCACAAACCAGCCTGAACCCAGACCCGTTGATGTCGTAGATGTCGGCCAGCTTAAGGCAAACACCCTGATGCAGCCGACCGCACACAACGCAGCTGAGCTGAGTGTCTGCTAAAATGGGTGCTTGAAACAAGGTGGACTGGTTCATTAAAGGTGACGTGCGTGTGGCCACGTTTGCACACTTTCACATTTCTGCGCTTATATTCCGACACGAGTGTTAAAACCGCATTTCTGTCTGTTAAAATGATTTCCTCAGAGCTTTGTGTCCAGTCTCGTTACGTCGGTTTGGCTGCCTGACTCTTCCGTGTGAGGACGGTGTGGCTGCTCACACCCTGATCTGGTATCCATTCATATCAACAGGGCCTTTGGCTTCTGCTGGCTTCTTTTCACCCGATGGCCTGTAAAGACAGAGTCAGATCAGTGACTGGACAAAATCATCATTTTTGTCTCAGTAGTCCTTTCTTCTTTTAGTAATAAtccaataaaacaaacaaaaaccccaaACATATCTAATATATCAACATatgttgtgtaaaaaaataaaaataaaacatctcTGGCTGGTCCGAAAGATTTCTCTCAGTGCTGTTGATATAGTACTGTGTCTGCCTAGTGATTTGAACCACCCCACGGAGATGCACGTTGAAATGTAGAGGGTAGTACCTCCTCTCGCTGCGGTTGGCTCTGCGCAGGGGGCTTCCTGGGTTACGCAGAGGGGAGCCCATATCTCTCCTCCTGTCCTTGGTGGGAGAAAGGGACGTAGACTTGCCAATCTGCAAAACATCGGTCACCTTCATCATTAAGGAAAAACCCATATATCACACCACACTGACAAAACGATAGTGGAAACATTCATATTCTTGTTAACCTGTATTTAAGGCATTGTGTATCTACCATTACCACAAGCAAATAAATCGGCTATAAAAGTAGATTTGATCTTGTGTAGGTTATTTTATATCAATGAGTATTCAGGTTCCACAGTGCTGACATGTGGATCGCGATATTGACAAATAGCTTCTGGAGCAAGGTtcctttaaaaaatgttttatgatTAATAGGTACAGCAGAGACAGGCACAAGATAAACATAGTTGAACTGGCTAGTTATGCCAGTTAACAAGGCCAGTGTTTTCAGTGAGAGTACAGAAAGGCATGTGTATGTAAACCTGATCTATCACAGTGGTCTCTCACTGGTCAGACACACTCACTGATTGGTCAGACAATGGTGAGGAAGGGATATGCTACACCATAGACACAACATCAGTGGAGAAGATCTCTGGAATGTTCCAAGCAAGGCACTGTGAGAAAAGGCTGATGGATCTGTTTATGTGTCTACTTAGAAAACAAGAAATATAACATCTCTCCCACAGTTCACATATTTTAAAAGACAGATAGTAATGGTTTTGCTGACACTACTTAAGGAAGTTATACTATGTTTGGTAAAAGGGAGGACTGTTTTGTCACTGTGTTGTAACTAAATAGTTACTCCAACTCTTCAGCACCATGTCACACATTGGAAATGCCAGTGTTTACACTTTGGCTGAAAAACTAGTCCCAAGCCAGTTGTACCCTCAAACAGATACTTCATGGGAAACTCTTATAGCAAACACTCCATGGGAAATTAACTAAATGTCTAAAAGTGTGCTGCATCAcatagtatatatgtatgtatatgtatgtactgtatatgtgtgtgacagagagggagTCCATTTCCTTTATACATTGCTCCTGACGCAAGTGTGGGAGAGGACGTGTTTTTGTGTTCATGTAGACAGTTTAACAGTCATCAAAGAgttaattatatataattacacAAAACATACAGACAAACTAGACTAAGGAAAAAACAGAATGAAACGTGATTCTGAAAATTGGAAAACCAGGCACCTCATTGCAAAATTCAAAACTTGTGATGCTTCAGAGCAACACTGAACCACAGAAGTGTTCCCGAGTGTGGGCGTGCAGGCTGACCTTTAACCTCATGTCACGGGTGTGCCTCTCCAGCTCCTTCCTCAGCTCCTCCTTCGTCAGCTTGTCCACGTCCAGCACGGAGTGTTTCCACTCGATCTGCTCCACGCTGTGGGGGTCGTGCGACACGTACTGGCCGATCTTCACCTTGCGCAGCGTGTGCCAGTAACCCTGGTAGGCGGCCTGGAAGTCCTGCAGCAGGTCGGCCAGCGTGCGGTACTCCAGGGACTTGAACATCAGGTCCTGGCGACGGCTGATGCCCAGAGCACCAAAGCGCCCGCCGCTGTGGACGCCCAGCACGATGTGGCGGAAGTGGCTCCCTGAGAACTGGGTTTTAAAGCCGATGGGAAAGCGCTCGACGGACGGCATGCTGTTGGTGAGGTAACTGGCGTGTTACGCGAGGTCAAGGAACGTTCACCCTAGCCATCATCCTATAGGCATCGTTTAGGGTTTAAGCTCACTAACAGAAGCCATGCTTACATTTCTACAATGGAAGTGTCACTAATGTTGTGAAAATGTCGGTGTTTACAACAATGTAATCCTGACACCCCTGATTTATTATAAGCACTTTTAGCACGTTACACCacatcagggccggagtgggacactttttcagcccgggagtttcatgcccaaatccggcccaaaattatttttc contains:
- the vash1 gene encoding tubulinyl-Tyr carboxypeptidase 1 translates to MSVICCGSIHQCTSPRRLIDKSGIGICLSQPCSRTRVAKVQMLRTSLSLEGVEDRDEEQEDEEDLRDGGIPFIINRGGLPVNEETWEKMWRHVAQIHPDGEAVGKRIRGATDLPKVPVPTVPTYQPTTSVPLRLEAIQKYIRDLQYNHTGTQFFEIKKSRPLTALMDIAKEMIRESLPIKCLEAVILGIYLTNSMPSVERFPIGFKTQFSGSHFRHIVLGVHSGGRFGALGISRRQDLMFKSLEYRTLADLLQDFQAAYQGYWHTLRKVKIGQYVSHDPHSVEQIEWKHSVLDVDKLTKEELRKELERHTRDMRLKIGKSTSLSPTKDRRRDMGSPLRNPGSPLRRANRSERRPSGEKKPAEAKGPVDMNGYQIRV